One window of the Pieris brassicae chromosome 4, ilPieBrab1.1, whole genome shotgun sequence genome contains the following:
- the LOC123708058 gene encoding vesicular acetylcholine transporter — protein MAEEGPQSIWQKIDNTVIPVVNLEVREVREVLWDKIKEPTSQRKIILVIVSIALLLDNMLYMVIVPIIPDYLRYIGAWGEAGFDHVVTLAPIQEGNRTIIPTKIIPASHEGQDSATGLLFASKAIVQLMINPFSGALIDRIGYDIPMMIGLIIMFLSTSIFACGRSYGMLFFARSLQGVGSAFADTSGLAMIADRFTEESERSKALGIALAFISFGCLVAPPFGGALYQFAGKEVPFLILALISLLDGFMLLLVMKPLKTQIKEAQQPKPDGTPIWKLLMDPYIAVCAGALMMSNVALAFLEPTISFWMEDHLTKDNWKIGMIWLPAFFPHVLGVIITVKMAKQYPQHQWLMAAGGLALEGLCCFIIPFATSYKMLMIPICGICFGIALIDTALLPTLGYLVDVRYVSVYGSIYAIADISYSFAYAVGPIIAGEVVEAIGFTALNLFIAFSNLLYAPVLMYLRHIYDFKPFENEANILMADPPDKEYQTYSMQDQRPVNGEYKNHLEYSNVQGQDNVEESNVDSSRDYQQGYQNYSQGYEQQSYQQENYSQPRQLPAQPQAPASNPFRGAEAAPAGPTAPPVKNPFRQGF, from the coding sequence ATGGCGGAAGAAGGACCGCAATCGATCTGGCAGAAGATCGACAACACCGTCATACCTGTCGTTAATTTGGAGGTGAGAGAAGTTAGGGAAGTACTATGGGACAAGATCAAAGAACCGACTTCCCAGAGAAAGATCATCTTAGTCATAGTTTCTATAGCCTTGCTCCTAGATAACATGTTGTACATGGTAATAGTACCTATCATACCGGACTATTTGAGGTACATCGGTGCATGGGGAGAAGCAGGATTTGATCATGTCGTAACTCTAGCACCAATACAAGAAGGCAACAGAACGATTATACCAACTAAAATAATTCCCGCTTCACATGAAGGGCAAGATTCGGCTACAGGACTACTCTTTGCTTCAAAAGCTATAGTACAACTGATGATTAATCCTTTCTCTGGTGCCTTAATCGATCGTATAGGGTATGATATACCGATGATGATCGGACTGATTATTATGTTTCTATCAACATCGATCTTTGCTTGTGGAAGGAGTTATGGCATGCTTTTCTTCGCTCGAAGTCTCCAGGGTGTTGGATCCGCTTTTGCCGATACATCAGGGCTAGCTATGATAGCTGATCGATTTACAGAAGAGTCGGAGCGATCAAAAGCTCTCGGAATCGCATTAGCATTTATTAGCTTTGGTTGTCTCGTAGCACCACCATTTGGAGGCGCTTTATATCAATTTGCTGGAAAGGAAGTTCCATTTCTTATTTTAGCCCTGATTTCTTTATTGGATGGATTCATGCTTCTTTTGGTTATGAAGCCATTGaaaacgcaaataaaagaaGCACAGCAGCCGAAACCAGATGGTACGCCTATATGGAAGTTACTAATGGACCCTTACATAGCGGTATGCGCAGGAGCTCTCATGATGTCAAACGTCGCATTGGCATTTTTAGAACCTACAATATCCTTCTGGATGGAAGATCACCTCACAAAAGATAATTGGAAAATTGGAATGATATGGCTACCTGCATTCTTTCCTCATGTACTTGGTGTAATAATAACAGTAAAAATGGCAAAACAATATCCTCAACATCAGTGGCTGATGGCTGCTGGAGGATTGGCGCTAGAAGGACTTTGCTGTTTCATTATACCTTTCGCAACCTCTTACAAAATGTTGATGATACCTATTTGTGGGATCTGCTTTGGTATAGCTTTGATTGACACTGCGCTTCTGCCTACTCTTGGATATCTGGTTGATGTCAGATATGTATCTGTATATGGGAGTATATATGCTATCGCCGATATATCTTATTCATTCGCATATGCTGTCGGACCGATAATCGCTGGTGAAGTTGTCGAAGCGATCGGATTTACTGcattaaatctatttattgcATTCAGTAACCTCCTGTATGCTCCCGTACTCATGTACTTAAGACATATTTACGATTTCAAGCCATTTGAAAATGAGGCAAATATCTTAATGGCTGATCCACCAGATAAAGAGTATCAGACGTACAGCATGCAAGACCAAAGACCGGTAAATGGGGAATACAAGAATCATCTTGAATACTCAAACGTGCAGGGTCAGGATAACGTGGAAGAGTCGAATGTGGATAGTTCGAGGGACTACCAGCAGGGGTATCAAAACTATTCACAGGGATACGAGCAGCAAAGTTACCAGCAGGAGAACTACAGTCAACCACGCCAGCTACCTGCGCAGCCGCAAGCTCCAGCCAGTAACCCTTTTAGGGGGGCGGAGGCCGCACCCGCGGGCCCTACAGCGCCGCCCGTAAAGAATCCCTTCCGGCAAGGCTTCTAG